In Phaseolus vulgaris cultivar G19833 chromosome 3, P. vulgaris v2.0, whole genome shotgun sequence, the sequence TACAGCTTATGTAAGGTTGAGAATAAGGTCCATGGACTCACTTATCcggttttttatttatttacttgtaataaatattaactttttttttaattattatagttatattaaattattatttttataagatagTCAAAATAAAGATCCACGTTAAATTCTAGAAGTTGCACGTTGAATACTTATAAATAACTTGATACGTCAAATATATAgctaaaaaaactaatatattttttagcaCTGACTATATTATTGTTCTCATATGTTATTAACTGGACTACGTAAATTCAATATTCATTTCttaaattgaattaattgaCTCCATGaattttttgattttgaaactaATCTTCTAGCGAGTTACAGAAATTCAATATCATATTAATAAAaggataattaattaataaaagtatGAATAAGGTAAAACAAGAAATGAATTCGAATAATCAGAAATAGATGGagaataaaagttaaaattgaaattattctATGAATATAATTCACgcttaaaaattattaatagatATGAACAGATAATAATATCTTGGTgacgatttttttttctcatgctAAAAGCGCGTTTATTTAATAGTGGCTTTTGTAGAATACAATCATTGAAGCAAACAAGCCAAGTTCACACGTAACCATTTCTAACAAGCTTTGTTTCGCACACTACAAAggcctatttttatttttctatacttATTCCTATTCAATTGCCAACTTCATCAATAACACGCACTCTGTTTTCCTTCACTGCTTCCCCTGCATGTACCACAATTCCACCGTCTTTCAATTTTCCTTTCAAGGACAAAAAATCTATATATGCATATTTCATGGGTTTATatactaaattagaaattagaaataataataaatttatcatttttttatataattatgttatgCAAGAAAAGCTAAAAAAAAGGCTGGGTTCCATGCATCAACCCGTTTTAACTCTATTTGGCAAGTGACTGAATGATGATTAGTTAGAGTTATTTGGCTTGTGATGTTTTTTATACTTGTCATGATTAGCCTCCACCAGACAGATGTTAATTTGAGGAGAAAATTGTAGGCCATAAGATGCATGTGGAACAAAGAATGTCTAAAATTTGTGTCTCACTatttgtgcaaatgtaatgacAACATGCAATTCATCATATTTTTGGCTGGCACTTTGATAGGTGTGCCAAAAGAAAAGGTGGAATGAACCTACCAATACTGGTTAAGCAAAACCAAAGAGTCAGCTGGTACTCTCTTGCCGTCATCATTGCGATACCAGTTGTAGACTGCATGAGTCCTATTTTTAATCTCCAGTGTCGCGTGTCCATAGCTTGCTTCTCTAAAAGCAGAATATTCTGGCTGTGGGTCCAAATAACTGCACCACCAACCATAGTCACAAACTATTAAAGTATGCATCACACAAACAAATGTTAATGATTTGTTTACTTTACCTTGAGGCAAGACCTTCTAGATTTCCTCCGTCTCCGATTGTTACGTATATAGGTGCTGATGTGTCTGGTACGGGATACCTTCTACCTCCTGTTATGTTGTAGTCTATGTTGGAGTAGCGATACTGAAAgcaaaacataaaatttcaacaCAGTGTATCATAGAGTTATTGATACCATAGCATAGGAAGATAACGTATATATTGTGGTGTAAAGGGTGGGAGCAAAAGAAATGAgcagaaagagaagaaaagcaTACTGATCTTTCATAAGCATGGACATGTCCTGCAAAGACGGCATCAACTTTGTATTGGACGAACCAGCTCTCGAAAACTGATCGCATGGCTTCACCCTCCATATAGTGAGCTACATTACTGCTGTAGAGTGGCTTGTGCACGATCACAAAAAGCCAAGGCGTTTTCTCTCTATCAACCCTTGCCAGCTCTTCTTTAAGCCATATGTATTGAGGCGAGTACCTCACTGTTGACAAATTAAGATCGCTATTAGGAAACAATACCATGAAACAATGCAGCTAATTAAGGAattgatatatatattaacaagtAGATAAAGAGGAGAAGATTGGTTAGTAGTGGTAGTAGTTACCAAATGCAGAATAGCTGGATAGCACAATTATATGAGCAGATGCACGCCTCACTGCATACCAGAGGGGGCTGCTGCTGTTGGAGGCCAAATAGGGAGTAGTATATCATTAAAGATAGTTCTTGAAAGGAACTATTTCTCCCTGACATTTTCAACAAGAGCAACACAAAACTAGTTCACGTCTCAACATCAACATAAACATAGTTTTGCAacaaattttgtaataaaattttTTAGGAGTTACCACTTCAGGCATAAACTCTACTTCGTGATTTCCTACATTCCAAAACCATGGCTGATATGCTGCACTTTTTTCTGCAAATCGCCCCCATGTATCCCACCGTAAACCAACATCTTCGAACTCATGCTCATCAGAATAAGAAAGATCTCCGACATATAACACGGCCTGTCCTCCACTCTCCAAATAATGCTCAAGGGTTGAAAGTGAATTAAACGTTTGCCCCAAATCACCTGCAATTTTTCATTTATGAGAGCCACaaacttcaaaataatatatatatgcatGTGAAGAAACAGACAACTTACCAATGATCCCAAATTTGTAGGGAGTATCTGGGCCAATTGTGGGAGGTGTTTGGAACCAAAAATCTCGAGCAGAATCACCACTTCCAATTCTATAGTAGTATTTAGTATTATGCTGAAATGGGAAATGGTTGAATTAACCAAATGAGCACATTCTAGTTTTGACACTGCAAATATAAGGCGAGTGATGATAATTGGATCAACAATATTACCGTAAGGCCTTCAATAAGACAGTGATGAATGTAGCCAGACTTGTAGTTATAGAAGGTGTAGTTTGCAACTGTGCCTTCTTTACTAGTTTGAAGGTTACTCTTTGATGTGCCATACTGTACATGGCTAGGTCCTGCTTCATCTGGGGTCACCCATGAGATGATCACTGCTTTCCCATCATAATCACCTTGCGTGATGTGCACCTGCAGTGGAATTAATCAATCACTGAATAAAAGGAATAGCTTTAGAATTTGAAACTGCTTCACATGTCCAAATTAGGATCCTCATCAGCTTATAGATAAGAAAAATAGGCCTTGTTATCTTTGAAAGAGTTACTTGTTGAGGTGCATTGTAACCCTTTGGAATTGCAAATACTTCATGATCCACGGGCATGTCCTCTGATGGCCACTTTGTCCTAACGAAAGAGCTAGTCATCCCTGCACTCCCATCTCTGATAGAACTCAACAAGACAAAGGAAGCAAGAACAAACTTAAGCAACATGGTCTGCATCCCTGTATATTTCCAGAGACTAGAATGCTGCCTTTAATCAGCTTGCAGAGTCCTAATTATCTGCATTCAAGAATCAAGAATCCCAATGAATGTCATTCAAGCATACTCTAAGTATTTCACTCAACTAATTCACTTCCAAATCACATGTTTCAAGGTAAAACTCTTCTCATGTTATTCCAATGTTCCCACCCATAACCATCCATCACACGTTCTTTACTGTCAACAACACCCCTCTGATGTATGGTGAAATCAGTGTAATTACTGATTACTTGAATTCCCAGGTTTATAATTTTAACAAGATTAAACCAATGATTTGtttacaaatttagaa encodes:
- the LOC137807588 gene encoding LOW QUALITY PROTEIN: bifunctional purple acid phosphatase 26-like (The sequence of the model RefSeq protein was modified relative to this genomic sequence to represent the inferred CDS: substituted 2 bases at 2 genomic stop codons), which produces MQTMLLKFVLASFVLLSSIRDGSAGMTSSFVRTKWPSEDMPVDHEVFAIPKGYNAPQQVHITQGDYDGKAVIISWVTPDEAGPSHVQYGTSKSNLQTSKEGTVANYTFYNYKSGYIHHCLIEGLTHNTKYYYRIGSGDSARDFWFQTPPTIGPDTPYKFGIIGDLGQTFNSLSTLEHYLESGGQAVLYVGDLSYSDEHEFEDVGLRWDTWGRFAEKSAAYQPWFWNVGNHEVEFMPEVGEIVPFKNYLXXYTTPYLASNSSSPLWYAVRRASAHIIVLSSYSAFVRYSPQYIWLKEELARVDREKTPWLFVIVHKPLYSSNVAHYMEGEAMRSVFESWFVQYKVDAVFAGHVHAYERSYRYSNIDYNITGGRRYPVPDTSAPIYVTIGDGGNLEGLASSYLDPQPEYSAFREASYGHATLEIKNRTHAVYNWYRNDDGKRVPADSLVLLNQYW